Proteins encoded within one genomic window of Brachybacterium avium:
- a CDS encoding alcohol dehydrogenase catalytic domain-containing protein has protein sequence MRAVRFDAFRTTPALVEVPAPVCPPRGAVISVHATGVCRSDWHAWQGHDDSVQLPHIPGHEFAGVVAEIGEEVTDFAVGDRVTAPFILACGRCEQCRAGAPQVCPHQRQPGFDLPGAWAEQVMVVEAEHNLVTLPEGIDMTLAAGLGCRVGTAHHAVRAQAAVRPGEQVVVFGCGGLGLACVMIALAAGAEVIAVDISPAAVAAAEALGATALAGSPDIGESVREATGGGAHVSLDALGSAATARAAIGSLRPRGRHVQVGLLLGEDADPSLPMGRVIAQELQILGSHGLAVEEYGTLLADIAQGRLDLSGTVGRVIDAAELPAAMVAMDRPPTTAGMTVARWV, from the coding sequence ATGAGAGCAGTGCGCTTCGATGCCTTCCGGACCACGCCCGCGCTGGTCGAGGTGCCGGCCCCGGTCTGTCCGCCCCGCGGGGCGGTGATCTCGGTGCACGCCACCGGCGTGTGCCGCAGCGACTGGCACGCCTGGCAGGGGCACGACGACTCGGTGCAGCTGCCGCACATCCCCGGGCACGAGTTCGCGGGCGTGGTCGCCGAGATCGGTGAGGAGGTCACGGATTTCGCCGTCGGCGACCGGGTCACCGCCCCCTTCATCCTCGCCTGCGGCCGCTGCGAGCAGTGCCGCGCCGGCGCCCCGCAGGTGTGCCCGCACCAGCGCCAGCCCGGCTTCGACCTGCCCGGAGCCTGGGCGGAGCAGGTGATGGTGGTCGAGGCGGAGCACAACCTCGTCACCCTCCCGGAGGGGATCGACATGACCCTCGCCGCCGGGCTCGGCTGCCGCGTGGGGACGGCCCATCACGCCGTGCGCGCCCAGGCGGCCGTCCGGCCGGGAGAGCAGGTCGTGGTGTTCGGCTGCGGCGGGCTGGGTCTGGCCTGCGTGATGATCGCGCTCGCCGCCGGCGCAGAGGTGATCGCGGTCGACATCTCCCCGGCCGCGGTCGCCGCCGCCGAGGCGCTCGGGGCGACCGCCCTGGCCGGCTCGCCCGATATCGGCGAGAGCGTCCGGGAGGCGACAGGCGGCGGAGCCCACGTCAGCCTCGACGCGCTCGGCTCCGCTGCGACCGCGCGCGCCGCGATCGGGTCGCTGCGGCCCCGCGGCCGTCACGTGCAGGTGGGGCTGCTGCTGGGGGAGGACGCGGACCCGTCCCTGCCCATGGGGCGAGTGATCGCCCAGGAGCTGCAGATCCTCGGCAGCCACGGGCTCGCCGTCGAGGAGTACGGCACGCTGCTGGCCGATATCGCCCAGGGCCGTCTGGACCTGTCCGGGACGGTCGGCCGCGTCATCGACGCCGCCGAGCTGCCCGCTGCGATGGTCGCGATGGACCGGCCGCCGACCACGGCCGGGATGACCGTGGCCCGCTGGGTGTGA
- a CDS encoding ribonuclease HI family protein, with translation MSITAAADGSALGNPGPAGWAWYIDEDTWRAGGWPHGTNNMGELKAVLDLLEATAVDADQHLHILCDSQYVINSVTKWMPGWKRKGWRKKDGKPVMNVELLKDIDRALAGRSVEFEWVKGHSGHAMNEAADVRANAAATAFSKQQDPQVGPGYRGSEGVASETAPGASSTAAPADDLFSLFDQAEGEPASSCSTAVEETVLVADGPGASDFEQVAVREQALLGDRLRADPPSAAELLHPAFTEVGTSGRRYDRDEILAHLAPLEGVEAEEFVADEIAPGVVLLQYTTHERRGAVHRSSLWVRENDRWLLRHHQGTATFGADDAHRDLRGR, from the coding sequence ATGAGCATCACTGCAGCCGCCGACGGCTCCGCCCTCGGCAACCCCGGCCCGGCGGGCTGGGCCTGGTACATCGACGAGGACACCTGGCGTGCGGGCGGCTGGCCCCACGGCACCAACAACATGGGCGAGCTCAAGGCCGTGCTCGACCTGCTCGAGGCGACCGCCGTCGACGCCGACCAGCATCTGCACATCCTGTGCGACAGCCAATACGTCATCAACTCGGTCACGAAGTGGATGCCGGGCTGGAAGCGCAAGGGCTGGCGCAAGAAGGACGGCAAGCCGGTGATGAACGTCGAGCTGCTGAAGGACATCGACCGCGCGCTCGCCGGGCGCAGCGTCGAGTTCGAATGGGTCAAGGGACACTCCGGCCACGCCATGAACGAAGCGGCCGACGTGCGCGCCAACGCCGCCGCCACGGCCTTCTCCAAGCAGCAGGACCCGCAGGTGGGGCCCGGGTATCGCGGCAGCGAGGGAGTTGCATCCGAGACAGCACCAGGGGCATCGTCCACGGCTGCGCCGGCCGACGACCTCTTCAGCCTCTTCGACCAGGCCGAGGGGGAGCCCGCCTCGAGCTGCTCGACCGCCGTCGAGGAGACCGTGCTGGTGGCCGACGGCCCGGGTGCGAGCGACTTCGAGCAGGTCGCCGTGAGGGAGCAGGCGCTGCTCGGTGACCGTCTGCGCGCCGACCCGCCGAGCGCCGCCGAACTGCTGCACCCCGCCTTCACCGAGGTCGGGACCAGCGGGCGCCGCTACGACCGCGACGAGATCCTCGCCCACCTCGCCCCGCTGGAGGGCGTCGAGGCGGAGGAGTTCGTCGCCGACGAGATCGCCCCCGGCGTGGTGCTGCTGCAGTATACGACGCATGAACGGCGAGGTGCCGTGCACCGCAGCTCCCTGTGGGTCAGGGAGAACGACCGCTGGCTGCTGCGCCATCATCAGGGCACGGCAACCTTCGGGGCCGACGACGCGCACCGCGACCTACGGGGGCGGTGA
- a CDS encoding HNH endonuclease, whose amino-acid sequence MESIPKSSGEHPGGETPHRDVAAPSGDVLEDVLSRLAAVEASTTARAVLAQVLTATLLAFTRTSSVRDPLPDTAPGSAEEALAAMAGVDHLRASLAAVDATWQVAAEQRIRRDDAAQGMSAEEQGRGAGQEIALARRISPAASSFSQAKARRLVQHMPGTVDRLWSGAVTDQQASAVAGALDGAGDETCRRIDDEIREHPEMLHGKGHRRLQAEIRAMVQRLEPETSRERAERAARSRHIRMTPLGDGMARVTATLRALDAVAMMNSLHSRAESQRAAGAKTSLSALEADLLVEDVQHGAQGGENADLSPRPRLRPGLDIGIIITDTALLGRDDEAETAQLEGYGTIPAHIVRDTVGGRPPGHLRHDEGEHPDEEVAAFYRRLFTAPRTGDLIAMESRARAFPAGLARMLRWRDSTCRTPWCNAQIRHSDHALPYHRGGPTSFANGQGLCARCNLLKEHGLWVLTPVSRTGSGDDSGPGDDPPAGAAPPAAWIWNSPHGAMGISPTPPLITPWPTPPVAVEEEPRDEEPQDSAGPASSPPP is encoded by the coding sequence ATGGAGTCGATACCGAAGAGCAGCGGGGAACACCCCGGTGGGGAGACACCCCACCGGGACGTGGCCGCGCCCTCGGGGGACGTCCTCGAGGACGTGCTGAGCCGCCTCGCAGCGGTCGAGGCCAGCACCACCGCCCGCGCCGTGCTCGCCCAGGTCCTCACGGCGACCCTGCTCGCCTTCACCCGGACCAGCTCGGTGCGCGATCCACTGCCCGATACCGCCCCCGGCAGCGCGGAGGAGGCGCTGGCCGCCATGGCGGGCGTCGACCATCTGCGCGCCTCCCTCGCAGCGGTCGATGCGACCTGGCAGGTCGCGGCCGAGCAGCGGATCCGCCGAGATGACGCCGCCCAGGGGATGTCGGCCGAGGAGCAGGGCAGGGGCGCCGGGCAGGAGATCGCACTCGCCCGTCGGATCTCCCCGGCCGCATCCTCGTTCTCGCAGGCCAAAGCGCGCCGACTAGTCCAGCACATGCCGGGAACGGTGGACCGGCTCTGGTCCGGCGCCGTGACGGATCAGCAGGCCTCAGCCGTCGCCGGCGCTCTCGACGGGGCCGGGGACGAGACCTGCCGGCGGATCGATGACGAGATCCGGGAGCACCCCGAGATGCTGCACGGCAAGGGGCACCGGCGCCTCCAAGCAGAGATCCGTGCCATGGTCCAGAGGTTGGAGCCCGAGACGTCCCGGGAACGCGCGGAACGGGCCGCCAGATCACGGCACATCAGGATGACGCCGCTGGGCGACGGGATGGCCCGCGTGACCGCGACGCTGCGCGCTCTCGATGCCGTCGCCATGATGAACTCGCTGCACTCACGGGCTGAGTCCCAGCGTGCTGCGGGCGCCAAGACGTCTCTGTCCGCCCTGGAGGCCGATCTGCTCGTCGAGGACGTCCAGCACGGCGCCCAGGGCGGAGAGAACGCCGACCTCTCACCGCGCCCGCGTCTGCGGCCCGGGCTCGACATCGGCATCATCATCACGGACACCGCCCTGCTGGGGCGGGACGATGAGGCCGAGACCGCCCAGCTCGAGGGTTACGGCACGATCCCTGCGCACATCGTGCGGGACACCGTGGGCGGTCGCCCGCCGGGTCACCTGCGTCACGACGAGGGCGAGCATCCCGACGAGGAGGTCGCGGCCTTCTACCGCCGGCTCTTCACCGCCCCGCGCACCGGCGACCTCATCGCCATGGAGTCCCGCGCCCGGGCCTTCCCGGCCGGGCTCGCCCGGATGCTCCGCTGGCGCGACTCCACCTGCCGCACCCCGTGGTGCAATGCGCAGATCCGCCACAGCGACCATGCCCTCCCCTACCACCGCGGCGGCCCCACCAGCTTCGCGAACGGGCAAGGACTCTGCGCCCGCTGCAACCTGCTGAAGGAGCACGGACTCTGGGTCCTGACCCCGGTGAGCCGCACCGGGAGCGGCGACGACAGCGGCCCGGGCGACGATCCGCCCGCGGGGGCGGCACCGCCCGCCGCATGGATCTGGAACAGTCCCCACGGGGCTATGGGCATCTCTCCGACACCTCCGCTGATCACCCCGTGGCCGACGCCTCCGGTGGCGGTGGAGGAGGAACCAAGAGACGAGGAGCCCCAAGACTCCGCAGGCCCGGCGAGTTCACCGCCCCCGTAG
- a CDS encoding DUF418 domain-containing protein, whose translation MTTSLPLARRAGGPDLARGISLLGIALANMVGWLHGQEWTVLLKQREATGLDRTVDVLIALLADNRGFPLFALLFGYGIGVLYRRSRDRGESVRGFILRMGRRHLVLLAIGLAHAVFLFSGDILVAYAIIGMFVVLLISRHRVALPLAGVLALPALGVWGWVDGTIGLTGQSGYPAASAPTYLASLEIRADEALREVGLAVITDIALLAPMALGAIAARIHLLEQVEANRDLLIPLMRCGLLSGLLGAVPLTAVLVLDPAHTHVDSALVLGLLGLLHQYSGLAGALGLAAAAALLAERIRRGGAQQGSLLAAANGSAVRGIEALGTVSLSAYIAQSVLYLALFPPYTLDLGATLGSAGTAGIAVLGWAAMIPLALALHRRERRGPLEVLLRRLAGSSTAGSSRPGQAHRVLPPRSISKGARP comes from the coding sequence GTGACGACCTCCCTCCCGCTCGCCCGTCGCGCCGGTGGGCCGGACCTCGCTCGCGGGATCTCGCTGCTGGGCATCGCGCTGGCCAACATGGTGGGCTGGCTGCACGGTCAGGAATGGACGGTGCTGCTGAAGCAGCGCGAGGCCACGGGCCTGGATCGCACGGTCGACGTGCTGATCGCGCTGCTGGCCGACAACCGCGGCTTCCCGCTGTTCGCGCTGCTGTTCGGCTACGGCATCGGCGTGCTCTACCGCCGGTCCCGGGACCGCGGGGAGAGCGTACGAGGATTCATCCTGCGGATGGGGCGCCGCCACCTGGTGCTGCTGGCCATCGGCCTGGCCCACGCCGTCTTCCTGTTCTCCGGGGACATCCTGGTCGCCTACGCCATCATCGGCATGTTCGTGGTGCTGCTGATCTCCCGGCACCGGGTCGCGCTGCCGCTGGCGGGGGTGCTGGCCCTGCCCGCCCTCGGGGTGTGGGGGTGGGTGGACGGCACCATCGGCCTGACCGGGCAGAGCGGATACCCTGCGGCCTCCGCCCCCACCTACCTCGCCTCGCTGGAGATCCGCGCCGACGAGGCCCTGCGCGAGGTCGGCCTCGCCGTGATCACCGATATCGCGCTGCTCGCCCCGATGGCGCTGGGGGCGATCGCGGCCCGTATCCATCTGCTCGAGCAGGTCGAGGCCAACCGTGACCTGCTCATCCCGCTGATGCGCTGTGGGCTGCTGAGCGGTCTGCTCGGCGCGGTGCCGCTGACCGCGGTGCTGGTGCTCGACCCCGCACACACCCACGTCGACAGCGCCCTCGTGCTGGGTCTGCTGGGCCTGCTGCACCAGTACTCCGGCCTGGCCGGGGCCCTCGGGCTCGCCGCCGCGGCAGCCCTGCTCGCGGAACGGATCCGTCGCGGCGGAGCGCAGCAGGGGAGCCTCCTGGCCGCGGCGAACGGGTCCGCGGTGCGCGGCATCGAAGCGCTCGGCACCGTCTCGCTCAGCGCCTATATCGCCCAGTCGGTGCTGTACCTGGCGCTGTTCCCGCCGTACACCCTCGACCTCGGCGCCACCCTCGGCAGCGCCGGGACCGCCGGGATCGCGGTGCTGGGCTGGGCGGCGATGATCCCGCTCGCGCTCGCGCTGCACCGCCGCGAGCGCCGCGGCCCGCTCGAGGTGCTGCTGCGGCGCCTGGCCGGCTCCTCCACCGCCGGCTCCTCCCGTCCGGGGCAGGCGCATCGGGTGCTCCCTCCGAGGTCCATCTCGAAGGGAGCCCGTCCATGA
- a CDS encoding DUF4031 domain-containing protein, which produces MTVFADTPRWPRHGMLWGHLISDTSLAELHEIAARAGLPPRSFDLDHYDWPTAARDALAAAGVRVVGDGELTRILIASGLRIRLRDRPAARARRSAEHAAELGLEPVPQDLIVGMLGHVDPLPERPGSFRLSRDTPEGAARIEAHDALGRRSAEKMLAQLEALSLARTGTGFVGQVMDGPTPAP; this is translated from the coding sequence ATGACCGTCTTCGCCGACACTCCGCGCTGGCCCCGCCACGGGATGCTGTGGGGGCACCTGATCTCCGATACCTCGCTGGCCGAGCTGCACGAGATCGCGGCGCGGGCCGGTCTGCCGCCGCGCTCCTTCGACCTCGACCACTACGACTGGCCCACCGCCGCTCGGGACGCACTGGCAGCGGCGGGGGTGCGCGTCGTCGGTGACGGGGAGCTGACCCGGATCCTCATCGCCTCCGGACTGCGGATCAGGCTGCGGGACCGCCCTGCCGCGCGGGCCCGGCGCAGCGCGGAGCACGCCGCCGAGCTCGGCCTGGAACCGGTGCCGCAGGACCTCATCGTCGGGATGCTCGGCCATGTGGACCCGCTGCCCGAGCGCCCCGGCTCCTTCCGCCTCAGCCGTGACACGCCGGAGGGGGCTGCGCGGATCGAGGCCCACGATGCCCTCGGCCGCCGCAGCGCCGAGAAGATGCTGGCACAGCTGGAGGCCCTCTCGCTCGCCCGGACCGGGACCGGCTTCGTGGGCCAGGTGATGGACGGGCCGACGCCGGCCCCGTGA
- a CDS encoding sensor histidine kinase yields the protein MSLWTRIVALISLLLVLGTVVTGSLSLFLLNRTLIQSVDSNLQSGMGEMLTLARHELAGDEDAMQNSAYTPVEYAVEIRDRHGRSIEQAVVHYGPGNVTLPFPDLSKEEILQRGGRPFTVLDSAENRWRVVAMLNPAPDGGSVYVALPLTGVDRTMHEMALIIVLVGTLVVLVGMGLGGYVTHRALEPLRDVESTASQIAGGDLSRRVPVTDTSLEVHALALSLNEMLVRIEQSFAAQSASEEKATRSEARMRRFVGDASHELRTPLAAIRGFGELYRMGALPQDEDVASAMRRIEDEARRMGSLVENLLRLARLDEKPALDLEPVDFTDALFDAAQDLRALDPGRQVMVTSLSGTPLSVQPHLSIGVLGDEASLRQVILNLVGNANRHTPKGSPVEFAVGYTSPDRVRIEIRDHGAGIDDDQREKVFERFYRTDSSRVRAASQGGGAGLGLSIAASIVQQHRGDIGVTGTEGGGATFWVELQGTEIAAEQQVEPDQRRALGHRPHGEASPSSADPEPGPTD from the coding sequence GTGTCCCTGTGGACCCGGATCGTCGCCCTGATCTCGCTGCTGCTGGTGCTCGGCACCGTCGTCACCGGGAGCCTGTCGCTGTTCCTGCTGAACCGCACGCTGATCCAGTCGGTCGACAGCAACCTGCAGTCCGGGATGGGCGAGATGCTCACCCTGGCCCGGCATGAGCTGGCCGGGGACGAGGACGCGATGCAGAACAGCGCCTACACGCCGGTCGAGTACGCGGTGGAGATCCGGGACCGGCATGGCCGGTCGATCGAGCAGGCCGTGGTCCACTACGGGCCGGGGAACGTCACCCTCCCCTTCCCGGATCTGAGCAAGGAGGAGATCCTCCAGCGCGGGGGGCGGCCCTTCACGGTGCTGGACTCCGCGGAGAACCGTTGGCGCGTGGTCGCCATGCTGAACCCTGCGCCCGACGGGGGCAGCGTCTACGTGGCGCTGCCGCTGACCGGGGTGGACCGCACGATGCACGAGATGGCGCTGATCATCGTGCTGGTCGGCACGCTGGTGGTGCTGGTGGGCATGGGGCTGGGCGGCTATGTGACCCATCGTGCGCTGGAGCCGCTGCGCGACGTCGAGTCGACCGCCTCCCAGATCGCCGGCGGCGACCTCTCGCGCCGCGTCCCGGTGACCGACACCAGTCTCGAGGTGCACGCCCTGGCGCTGTCGCTGAACGAGATGCTGGTGCGCATCGAGCAGTCCTTCGCGGCGCAGTCCGCCTCGGAGGAGAAGGCGACGAGGTCCGAGGCGAGGATGCGGCGCTTCGTCGGCGATGCCTCCCATGAGCTGCGCACCCCGCTCGCGGCGATCCGCGGCTTCGGCGAGCTGTACCGGATGGGCGCCCTGCCGCAGGACGAGGACGTCGCCTCGGCGATGCGGCGCATCGAGGACGAGGCGCGACGGATGGGCTCGCTGGTGGAGAACCTGCTGCGCCTGGCCCGGCTCGATGAGAAGCCCGCGCTCGACCTCGAACCGGTGGACTTCACCGATGCCCTCTTCGACGCCGCCCAGGACCTGCGCGCCCTGGACCCGGGCCGGCAGGTGATGGTGACCTCGCTGTCGGGGACGCCGCTGTCGGTGCAGCCGCACCTGTCGATCGGGGTGCTCGGCGACGAGGCCTCCCTGCGGCAGGTGATCCTGAACCTGGTGGGCAACGCGAACCGACACACCCCCAAGGGCTCGCCCGTCGAGTTCGCGGTGGGCTACACCTCGCCGGACCGGGTGCGCATCGAGATCCGTGACCACGGCGCGGGTATCGACGACGACCAGCGCGAGAAGGTGTTCGAGCGCTTCTATCGCACCGACTCCTCCCGGGTGCGAGCCGCATCCCAGGGCGGTGGCGCGGGGCTCGGTCTCTCGATCGCGGCGTCGATCGTGCAGCAGCATCGCGGAGACATCGGGGTCACCGGGACCGAGGGCGGGGGCGCCACCTTCTGGGTCGAGCTGCAGGGGACGGAGATCGCTGCGGAGCAGCAGGTCGAGCCCGACCAGCGCCGGGCGCTCGGCCACCGCCCCCATGGGGAGGCCTCCCCGTCGTCCGCGGATCCCGAGCCGGGCCCGACCGACTGA
- a CDS encoding response regulator transcription factor — MTSHEDQDYEARLLVVDDEPNIRDLLATSLRFAGFEVFTASTGNEAIREATENQPDLVVLDVMLPDMDGFTVTRRLRSRGEKYPILFLTAKDETQDKVAGLTVGGDDYVTKPFSLEEVVARIRAVLRRTHGDTEATVDSALVVADLRLDEDSHEVHRGEVNIELSPTEFKLLRYLMLNAGRVVSKTQILDHVWDYDWSGEVGIVESYISYLRRKIDVIGDPMIHTKRGIGYVLRAPEGS; from the coding sequence ATGACATCGCATGAGGACCAGGACTACGAGGCTCGACTCCTCGTCGTCGACGACGAACCCAATATCCGCGACCTGCTCGCCACCTCGCTCCGCTTCGCCGGCTTCGAGGTGTTCACCGCCTCGACCGGCAACGAGGCGATCCGCGAGGCCACGGAGAACCAGCCCGATCTGGTGGTGCTCGACGTGATGCTGCCGGATATGGACGGCTTCACCGTGACCCGCCGCCTGCGCAGCCGGGGCGAGAAGTACCCGATCCTCTTCCTCACCGCCAAGGACGAGACGCAGGACAAGGTCGCCGGCCTCACCGTCGGCGGCGACGACTACGTCACCAAGCCCTTCAGCCTCGAGGAGGTCGTGGCGCGCATCCGGGCGGTGCTGCGCCGCACCCACGGCGATACCGAGGCGACGGTCGACAGCGCTCTGGTGGTCGCCGATCTGCGCTTGGACGAGGACTCCCACGAGGTCCACCGCGGCGAGGTGAACATCGAGCTGTCCCCCACCGAGTTCAAGCTGCTGCGGTACCTGATGCTCAACGCCGGCCGGGTGGTCTCCAAGACCCAGATCCTGGACCATGTCTGGGACTACGACTGGTCCGGCGAGGTGGGCATCGTCGAGTCCTACATCTCCTACCTGCGCCGCAAGATCGATGTGATCGGCGATCCGATGATCCACACCAAGCGCGGCATCGGCTACGTGCTGCGCGCCCCCGAAGGTTCCTGA
- a CDS encoding LapA family protein produces the protein MTASDDPTRPTGPTGDDDAARPDSPEAPATGRRAPAEPGSGREKHPAPERGPVDEPPAGGGGKTAGMWIGLILGAIILVMLLIFVIQNNVTAGFQYFGTQFDLPLGVAMLLAAIAGALVMALVGSVRMIQMSWTIRKLRKQQEKVHRATR, from the coding sequence ATGACCGCCTCCGACGATCCCACCCGCCCCACCGGACCCACCGGCGACGACGACGCGGCCCGCCCCGACTCCCCCGAGGCCCCTGCCACCGGGCGGCGCGCCCCCGCAGAGCCCGGCAGCGGCCGTGAGAAGCACCCCGCCCCGGAGCGCGGCCCCGTCGACGAGCCGCCGGCCGGCGGCGGCGGGAAGACCGCCGGCATGTGGATCGGGCTGATCCTCGGCGCGATCATCCTGGTGATGCTGCTGATCTTCGTGATCCAGAACAACGTCACCGCCGGATTCCAGTACTTCGGCACGCAGTTCGACCTGCCGCTGGGCGTGGCGATGCTCCTCGCCGCGATCGCCGGTGCCCTGGTGATGGCCCTGGTGGGCTCGGTGCGGATGATCCAGATGAGCTGGACGATCCGGAAGCTGCGCAAGCAGCAGGAGAAGGTCCACCGCGCCACCCGCTGA
- a CDS encoding DNA repair helicase XPB, with product MTDGPLIVQSDKSLLLEVDHPAAQTARIAIAAFAELERAPEHVHTYRITDLGLWNARAAGYDAESVVAALVDHSRYPVPHSLLIDVADTMDRYGRLQLHSDPIHGLVLHALDRPVLEEVARAKRIQGMLGARIDESTVAVHPSERGALKQALLKLGWPAEDHAGYVDGEAHPIDLAEDGWSLRPYQQEAVDGFRHGGSGVVVLPCGAGKTLVGAAAMAEMGRTTLILVTSTVSARQWKTELLARTTLTEEEIGEYSGASKEVRPVTIATYQVLTMKRKGVHPHLELMSARDWGLIIYDEVHLLPAPVFRMTADLQARRRLGLTATLVREDGREGEVFSLIGPKRYDAPWKDIEAQGYIAPAICTEVRATMPSADRMTYAMAEAADRPRLGAAHPAKIDVVQRIAQRHPGEPMLVIGQFIDQLEEIAERLGADLITGKTPVRRRQELFDAFRAGRIDRLVVSKVANFSIDLPEASVAVQVSGAFGSRQEEAQRLGRLLRPKADGRSAHFFTVVMRDTQDQDYAAHRQRFLAEQGYAYTIVDAEELEQLGRAADGR from the coding sequence ATGACCGACGGCCCCCTCATCGTCCAGAGCGACAAGTCCCTCCTGCTCGAGGTCGACCATCCCGCGGCGCAGACGGCCCGGATCGCGATCGCCGCCTTCGCCGAGCTCGAACGTGCTCCCGAGCACGTGCACACCTACCGCATCACCGATCTGGGTCTGTGGAACGCACGCGCCGCCGGCTACGACGCGGAGTCGGTGGTCGCGGCGCTGGTGGACCATTCCCGCTACCCGGTTCCCCACTCGCTGCTGATCGACGTCGCGGACACCATGGACCGCTACGGGCGCCTGCAGCTGCATTCCGACCCCATCCACGGCCTGGTGCTGCACGCCCTGGACCGCCCGGTGCTGGAGGAGGTCGCGCGGGCGAAGCGGATCCAGGGCATGCTCGGCGCCCGGATCGACGAGTCGACGGTGGCGGTGCACCCCTCGGAGCGCGGCGCGCTCAAGCAGGCGCTGCTGAAGCTGGGCTGGCCCGCCGAGGACCATGCCGGCTACGTCGACGGCGAGGCGCATCCGATCGACCTCGCCGAGGACGGCTGGTCCCTCCGCCCCTACCAGCAGGAGGCGGTGGACGGTTTCCGCCACGGCGGCAGCGGTGTGGTGGTGCTGCCCTGCGGCGCGGGCAAGACGCTCGTCGGCGCCGCGGCGATGGCGGAGATGGGCCGCACCACCTTGATCCTGGTCACCTCGACGGTCTCGGCCCGGCAGTGGAAGACGGAACTGCTGGCCCGCACGACGCTCACGGAGGAGGAGATCGGCGAGTACTCCGGGGCGTCCAAGGAGGTGCGACCGGTGACGATCGCGACCTACCAGGTGCTGACCATGAAGCGGAAGGGCGTCCATCCGCACCTGGAGCTGATGAGCGCCCGCGACTGGGGCCTGATCATCTACGACGAGGTGCATCTGCTGCCGGCACCGGTGTTCCGGATGACCGCGGATCTGCAGGCGCGGCGCCGGCTGGGGCTGACCGCCACGCTGGTGCGGGAGGACGGCCGGGAGGGAGAGGTGTTCTCCCTGATCGGGCCCAAGCGCTACGACGCCCCGTGGAAGGACATCGAGGCCCAGGGCTACATCGCCCCCGCGATCTGCACCGAGGTGCGGGCCACCATGCCTTCCGCGGACCGCATGACCTATGCGATGGCGGAGGCCGCGGACCGGCCCCGTCTCGGCGCCGCCCATCCGGCGAAGATCGATGTCGTGCAGAGGATCGCGCAGCGCCACCCGGGCGAGCCGATGCTCGTGATCGGCCAGTTCATCGATCAGCTGGAGGAGATCGCCGAGCGGCTGGGCGCGGACCTGATCACCGGGAAGACGCCGGTGCGCCGCCGCCAGGAGCTGTTCGACGCCTTCCGTGCCGGTCGGATCGACCGCCTGGTCGTCTCCAAGGTCGCGAACTTCTCGATCGACCTCCCTGAGGCCTCGGTCGCGGTGCAGGTCAGCGGTGCGTTCGGGTCCCGTCAGGAGGAGGCGCAGCGGCTCGGGAGGCTGCTGCGGCCCAAGGCCGACGGGCGCAGCGCGCACTTCTTCACCGTGGTCATGCGCGATACCCAGGATCAGGACTACGCGGCTCATCGCCAGCGCTTCCTCGCCGAGCAGGGGTACGCCTACACGATCGTGGACGCGGAGGAGCTGGAGCAGCTGGGTCGCGCCGCCGACGGGCGCTGA